In one window of Arachis ipaensis cultivar K30076 chromosome B06, Araip1.1, whole genome shotgun sequence DNA:
- the LOC107648039 gene encoding uncharacterized protein LOC107648039: protein MENKKRRKESDDDDMVEEDEEKKMDKFYSLLRSFKDARDRRQKELQRMNKNMHKTSTNNNINIWVPSFEEGDFATQELHQFIRPLPTTTTTTTTSLSPIIPNPCQHSNKEQHHHDDAIDLNLSL from the coding sequence ATGGAaaacaagaagaggagaaagGAGAGTGATGATGATGACATggtagaagaagatgaagaaaagaagatggacaAGTTTTACTCACTCTTGCGGAGCTTCAAAGACGCTCGTGATCGCAGACAAAAGGAGCTTCAACGCATGAACAAGAACATGCACAAGACATCAACTAATAACAACATTAACATTTGGGTGCCATCTTTTGAAGAAGGGGATTTCGCAACACAGGAGCTTCATCAGTTCATAAGACCActtccaacaacaacaacaacaacaacaacatctctATCTCCAATCATTCCCAATCCGTGTCAACACAGTAATAAGGAGCAGCATCACCACGATGATGCTATCGACCTCAACCTCTCTCTCTAG